One part of the Brevundimonas subvibrioides ATCC 15264 genome encodes these proteins:
- a CDS encoding DNA-packaging protein → MWVALLERYVAGEVASELADEHGVSVEAVRYQARNRGYRKKDRPGAVYRWSQPPPITPAPDPVVARGFAFDPLDLEGSEARALECAARAADEGRLPDFLALTQSARGIRRLGVGGGGSPSTACGGPPLPEGEDWCEPVLRPAQRAPEGDWTTWLFLGGRGAGKTLAGAVWLSDQAEALGAGGRLALIGGSLHDVREVMVEGVSGIAALARWNDPKWGGVRPVFEPSRKRLVFPNGAVAQAFSAEDPEALRGPQFAAAWADEFCAWPRGGRGGRGGPGATLALLRMGLRLGERPRLVVTTTPKPIGALRDLRAEPGLVQTHAATRDNADHLAAGFVEGLERLYGGTRKAAQELEGRVVEQEGSLFTAEMMGRARGVLEGSFDRIVVAIDPTTTAGGNACGIVVAGRVGDRAHVLADRSVAGLGPDGWARRAVRAAEEFGAVALVVEVNQGGEMVRAVLKTAGCSVRIREVRATKGKRIRAEPVAALYEQGRVTHARGLGALEEELMAIGGDEAGWDLDRADALVWALTDLLIDRSGGEGPRIRLLDWPAAPPGLAGG, encoded by the coding sequence GTGTGGGTCGCGCTGCTGGAACGCTATGTGGCCGGGGAGGTCGCGAGCGAACTGGCGGACGAGCACGGGGTCAGCGTGGAGGCCGTGCGCTATCAGGCGCGGAACCGGGGCTATCGCAAGAAGGACCGGCCGGGGGCGGTCTATCGCTGGTCGCAGCCGCCGCCGATCACGCCCGCGCCCGATCCCGTCGTGGCGCGGGGGTTCGCCTTCGATCCGCTGGACCTGGAAGGGTCCGAGGCGCGGGCGCTGGAATGCGCGGCGCGGGCGGCGGACGAGGGGCGGCTGCCGGACTTTCTGGCGCTGACGCAGAGCGCGCGGGGGATCCGGCGGTTGGGGGTGGGGGGAGGAGGCTCCCCCTCCACCGCCTGCGGCGGTCCCCCTCTCCCAGAGGGGGAGGATTGGTGCGAGCCGGTGCTTCGGCCTGCGCAGCGGGCGCCTGAGGGGGACTGGACGACGTGGCTGTTCCTGGGGGGACGGGGGGCGGGGAAGACGCTGGCGGGGGCGGTGTGGCTGTCGGATCAGGCGGAGGCGCTGGGGGCCGGCGGGCGGCTGGCGCTGATCGGGGGCAGTCTGCACGACGTGCGCGAGGTGATGGTCGAGGGGGTGTCGGGGATCGCGGCGCTGGCGCGCTGGAACGATCCGAAATGGGGCGGGGTGCGGCCGGTGTTCGAACCGTCGCGGAAACGGCTGGTGTTTCCGAACGGGGCGGTGGCGCAGGCCTTCTCGGCCGAGGACCCGGAAGCCCTGCGGGGGCCGCAGTTCGCGGCGGCCTGGGCGGACGAATTCTGTGCCTGGCCGCGCGGCGGCCGGGGCGGACGGGGCGGGCCGGGGGCGACGCTGGCCCTGCTGCGGATGGGCCTGCGGCTGGGCGAGCGGCCCCGGCTGGTGGTGACGACGACGCCCAAGCCGATCGGGGCGCTGAGGGACCTGAGGGCCGAGCCGGGGCTGGTCCAGACCCATGCGGCGACGCGGGACAATGCGGACCACCTGGCAGCGGGCTTCGTCGAGGGGCTGGAGCGGCTGTACGGCGGGACGCGCAAGGCCGCGCAGGAGCTGGAGGGGCGGGTGGTGGAGCAGGAAGGGAGTTTGTTCACGGCGGAGATGATGGGGCGGGCGCGGGGAGTGTTGGAGGGGAGCTTCGACCGCATCGTCGTGGCCATCGATCCGACGACGACGGCGGGGGGCAATGCCTGCGGGATCGTGGTGGCGGGACGGGTCGGGGACCGGGCGCATGTGCTGGCGGATCGCTCGGTGGCGGGGCTGGGGCCGGACGGGTGGGCGCGAAGGGCGGTGCGGGCGGCCGAGGAATTCGGCGCGGTCGCCCTGGTGGTCGAGGTCAACCAGGGCGGCGAGATGGTGCGGGCGGTGCTGAAGACGGCGGGCTGTTCGGTGCGGATCCGCGAGGTGCGGGCCACGAAGGGCAAGCGGATCCGGGCCGAGCCGGTGGCGGCGCTGTACGAACAGGGGCGGGTCACCCATGCGCGGGGCTTAGGCGCGCTGGAGGAGGAGCTGATGGCGATCGGGGGCGACGAGGCGGGCTGGGATCTGGACCGGGCGGATGCCCTGGTCTGGGCCCTGACGGACCTGCTGATCGACCGGTCGGGGGGTGAGGGGCCGCGCATCCGGCTGCTGGACTGGCCGGCGGCACCGCCGGGGCTGGCGGGGGGCTGA
- a CDS encoding ABC transporter ATP-binding protein — protein sequence MTQTEALPVNAIEVHGLEKTYAGSKKSPPKTALRGVDLVIPRGSMFGLLGPNGAGKSTLINILAGVVNKTGGTAAIWGRDIDERPRDARAALGVVPQEIVADVFFTPREALEVQAGFYGVPKNERRSDELLAALGLSDKANAYVRALSGGMKRRLMVAKALVHNPPILILDEPTAGVDVELRRQLWEYVRRINAEGVTILLTTHYLEEAQELCDTIAIMNRGQVVACEPTPQLLRRLDTRNVVVTPEHPLDGLPVVAGFETVARPNGAFAITYRKGQSSVEQVLAAVRAAGITISDITTEDPDLEDVFLALTYGDANAVSPTKD from the coding sequence ATGACCCAGACCGAAGCCCTGCCCGTCAACGCCATCGAGGTGCACGGGCTGGAAAAGACCTATGCCGGGTCCAAGAAGTCTCCGCCCAAGACCGCCCTGCGCGGCGTCGACCTGGTGATTCCGCGCGGCTCCATGTTCGGCCTGCTGGGCCCCAACGGCGCGGGCAAGTCGACGCTGATCAACATCCTGGCCGGGGTGGTTAACAAGACCGGCGGGACCGCCGCCATCTGGGGCCGCGACATCGACGAGCGGCCGCGCGACGCCCGGGCGGCGCTGGGCGTCGTGCCGCAGGAAATCGTGGCCGACGTCTTCTTCACCCCGCGCGAGGCGCTGGAGGTGCAGGCGGGATTCTATGGCGTGCCGAAGAACGAGCGGCGCAGTGACGAACTGCTGGCGGCGCTGGGCCTGTCGGACAAGGCCAACGCCTATGTGCGGGCCCTGTCGGGCGGCATGAAGCGCCGGCTGATGGTGGCCAAGGCCCTGGTCCACAATCCGCCCATCCTGATCCTGGACGAGCCGACCGCCGGGGTGGACGTCGAGCTGCGTCGCCAGCTGTGGGAATATGTCCGCCGCATCAACGCCGAGGGCGTGACCATCCTGCTGACCACCCACTATCTGGAGGAGGCGCAGGAGCTGTGTGACACCATCGCCATCATGAACCGGGGCCAGGTGGTGGCGTGCGAGCCGACGCCGCAGCTGCTGCGCCGGCTGGATACGCGGAACGTCGTGGTGACGCCGGAGCACCCGCTGGACGGCCTGCCGGTCGTGGCCGGGTTCGAGACGGTGGCGCGCCCGAACGGGGCCTTCGCCATCACCTATCGCAAGGGCCAGTCGTCGGTGGAACAGGTGCTGGCCGCGGTGCGCGCGGCCGGGATCACCATCTCGGACATCACCACCGAGGATCCGGACCTGGAGGACGTGTTCCTGGCCCTGACCTATGGCGATGCAAACGCGGTCAGTCCGACGAAGGACTGA
- a CDS encoding response regulator — MSGFFYVLDDEARLLFVDDDPILREFAQVNLASAAAEVDVAADGVEALEALSRHRYDLLLVDLDMPRMDGFELLAHLRADPATAHLPVVVETGREDVEAIDRAFRAGATAFVTKPLNWRLLTYQLRFTLRAARAEAVLRDRCRSAPLVAA; from the coding sequence ATGAGTGGCTTTTTCTACGTTCTCGACGACGAGGCTCGCCTCCTTTTCGTGGATGACGATCCTATCCTGCGGGAGTTCGCGCAGGTGAACCTGGCGTCCGCCGCCGCCGAAGTCGATGTGGCCGCCGACGGCGTCGAGGCGCTCGAGGCGTTGTCACGGCACCGCTACGACCTGCTGCTGGTGGATCTCGACATGCCCCGCATGGACGGTTTCGAGCTGCTGGCGCATTTGCGCGCGGATCCGGCCACGGCCCATCTCCCCGTGGTGGTCGAAACGGGCCGCGAGGACGTGGAGGCCATCGACCGCGCGTTTCGCGCCGGAGCGACCGCCTTCGTGACCAAGCCGCTGAACTGGCGGCTGCTGACCTATCAACTGCGGTTCACCCTTCGCGCCGCGCGCGCGGAAGCCGTCTTGCGTGATCGTTGCCGCTCCGCGCCCCTCGTCGCGGCGTGA
- a CDS encoding NADPH-dependent FMN reductase, giving the protein MALKLNVIFCSTRPSRAGTPVAEWVDRFAREQGAFEVEMVDLAAFDLPLFDEAAHPAQNRYEHAHTKRWSASVAPADAFVFVTPEYDYFAPAAVINAIQCLYHEWTYKPAAVVSYGGVSGGLRSSQTLRGLLGNLNMMAIAQAVPVPFFTNFIGDDGVFNPNEQTVAGTTTMLKELHKWAVALKPMREPQASA; this is encoded by the coding sequence ATGGCACTGAAACTGAACGTCATCTTCTGCAGCACGCGGCCGAGCCGGGCCGGGACCCCCGTGGCCGAATGGGTCGACCGGTTCGCGCGGGAGCAGGGGGCGTTCGAGGTCGAGATGGTCGATCTGGCCGCCTTCGACCTGCCCCTGTTCGACGAGGCCGCCCATCCGGCGCAGAACCGGTACGAACACGCCCACACCAAACGCTGGAGCGCGAGCGTCGCCCCGGCCGACGCCTTCGTCTTCGTCACGCCCGAATACGACTATTTCGCCCCGGCCGCGGTGATCAACGCGATCCAGTGCCTGTACCACGAATGGACCTACAAGCCGGCCGCCGTGGTCAGCTATGGCGGCGTGTCGGGCGGATTGCGGTCCTCGCAGACGCTGCGCGGCCTGCTGGGGAACCTGAACATGATGGCGATCGCCCAGGCCGTGCCGGTGCCGTTCTTCACCAACTTCATCGGCGACGACGGCGTCTTCAACCCGAACGAACAGACGGTCGCCGGGACGACGACGATGCTGAAGGAGCTTCACAAATGGGCGGTGGCCCTGAAGCCGATGCGGGAGCCGCAGGCTTCGGCCTGA
- a CDS encoding zinc-finger domain-containing protein, with amino-acid sequence MPPRHPETLVAPPEQIVVSTKRVACDGGGVLGHPLVYLDMGGETFVECGYCDRRFVLSADHHAESDYLDPAARPPEAH; translated from the coding sequence ATGCCCCCGCGCCACCCCGAAACCCTCGTCGCCCCGCCCGAACAGATCGTGGTCTCGACCAAGCGGGTCGCCTGCGACGGCGGCGGTGTCCTGGGCCATCCGCTGGTCTATCTGGACATGGGCGGCGAGACCTTCGTCGAGTGCGGCTACTGCGACCGTCGCTTCGTGCTGTCGGCCGACCACCACGCCGAGAGCGACTACCTGGACCCGGCCGCCCGCCCGCCCGAGGCGCACTGA
- a CDS encoding TadE/TadG family type IV pilus assembly protein: protein MNWLDRCRRWLAAFGRDERGNIALIFALSTPAVVLISVGAVELGSVQSNRAKLQDIADTAALAGANELALAIDDAAAIERAKVFIDGHVSEWKSAPAVTPEIAVILRDKQRVIQVVLKGHTPSFFANMLPPGGWKYHAEARAVAVGLTPLCVLITGSSGSKMLNVKDSGRLSALQCLVHSNRDIVVEGGNIAAFQVQAVTSARGVISPTAGTGASPIDDPFRDLGLGRPGPCPAGGPVDLDVKTGTHRLAPGVHCGKYKMGGNALLVLDPGDHWFIRGQLEVKEDARLQGDDVVLFFDKDSKFDFKDHATVSLDGRKSGAYAGMVMVAARGNTSDFGISSDNVENLLGVIYVPDARVIVEGGKAEIARDSAWTVIVARSLELKGAPSLIINSNYAVSDVPVPTGVGPRGGEVRLVD from the coding sequence ATGAACTGGCTCGACCGTTGCCGACGTTGGCTTGCCGCATTCGGGCGTGACGAACGCGGCAACATCGCCCTGATATTCGCCCTGTCCACCCCGGCCGTGGTCCTGATCTCCGTCGGCGCCGTCGAACTCGGGAGCGTCCAGTCCAACCGCGCCAAGCTTCAGGACATCGCCGATACCGCTGCGCTGGCGGGGGCCAACGAGCTCGCACTCGCCATCGACGACGCCGCCGCCATCGAGCGCGCCAAGGTCTTCATCGATGGCCACGTCTCCGAGTGGAAAAGCGCGCCGGCCGTCACGCCGGAAATCGCCGTGATCCTCAGGGACAAGCAGCGGGTGATCCAGGTGGTCCTGAAGGGCCACACGCCCTCGTTCTTCGCCAATATGTTGCCGCCCGGCGGCTGGAAATATCATGCGGAGGCGCGCGCGGTCGCCGTCGGCCTGACCCCCCTGTGCGTTCTGATCACCGGGAGTTCCGGTTCCAAGATGCTCAATGTGAAGGACTCGGGGCGTCTCTCGGCCTTGCAGTGTCTGGTCCATTCCAATCGAGACATCGTGGTCGAGGGCGGCAATATCGCGGCCTTCCAGGTCCAGGCGGTCACGTCGGCGCGGGGCGTGATCAGCCCGACCGCAGGCACGGGTGCATCCCCCATCGACGATCCGTTCCGGGATCTCGGTCTCGGGCGACCGGGCCCCTGCCCCGCAGGCGGCCCCGTCGATCTCGATGTGAAGACCGGGACCCATCGCCTCGCCCCGGGCGTCCACTGCGGCAAGTACAAGATGGGCGGCAATGCGTTGCTGGTCCTCGATCCCGGCGACCACTGGTTCATTCGAGGCCAGCTGGAGGTCAAGGAGGACGCACGCCTTCAGGGCGACGACGTGGTCCTGTTCTTCGACAAGGATTCGAAATTTGATTTCAAGGACCACGCGACGGTCAGTCTGGACGGCCGGAAAAGCGGTGCCTACGCCGGCATGGTCATGGTCGCGGCGCGGGGAAACACGTCGGATTTCGGCATATCCAGCGACAATGTGGAGAACCTGCTGGGCGTCATCTATGTGCCGGACGCACGCGTGATCGTCGAGGGTGGCAAGGCCGAGATCGCGCGGGACAGTGCCTGGACGGTGATCGTCGCACGCTCCCTGGAGCTCAAGGGCGCGCCCTCGCTGATCATCAACTCGAACTATGCCGTTTCCGATGTTCCGGTCCCCACGGGGGTCGGCCCCAGGGGCGGCGAAGTACGGCTCGTCGACTAG
- a CDS encoding SOS response-associated peptidase, translated as MCNLYSLRKGPAAILDLARAMRSDVGNLEPRDLYPDYAAPIVRMDDTGERILTTARWGLPSSKKALFDAATRRADKLRARGKDVDFPRLLELEPDSGTTNVRNTASSHWKPWLSPANRCLVPFTAFSEPGRDAQDKYRPVWFRLAGDDPEPLAFFAGVHVRDHSCVRKIKTGPETCDLYAFLTTEPNAEVGAVHPKAMPVILTTEEERETWMRADWAEARALQRPLIDGALVEASGER; from the coding sequence ATGTGCAACCTCTATTCCCTGCGCAAAGGCCCGGCCGCCATCCTCGACCTCGCGCGGGCGATGCGATCCGACGTCGGCAATCTGGAGCCGCGCGACCTCTACCCGGACTATGCCGCCCCGATCGTGCGGATGGACGACACCGGCGAACGCATCCTGACGACCGCGCGATGGGGCCTGCCGTCGTCGAAAAAGGCGCTGTTCGACGCGGCGACCAGACGGGCCGACAAGCTGCGCGCCAGGGGCAAGGACGTCGACTTTCCCCGGCTGCTGGAACTGGAGCCCGACAGCGGCACCACCAATGTCCGGAACACGGCCTCCAGCCACTGGAAGCCCTGGCTGTCCCCCGCCAACCGGTGCCTGGTCCCCTTCACCGCCTTCAGCGAGCCGGGCCGCGACGCCCAGGACAAATATCGCCCCGTCTGGTTCCGGCTGGCGGGCGACGACCCCGAACCCCTCGCCTTCTTCGCCGGGGTCCACGTCCGCGACCACAGCTGCGTGCGCAAGATCAAGACGGGGCCGGAGACCTGCGACCTCTATGCCTTCCTGACCACCGAGCCGAACGCCGAGGTCGGGGCCGTCCACCCCAAGGCCATGCCGGTCATCCTGACGACCGAGGAAGAGCGCGAGACCTGGATGCGCGCCGACTGGGCCGAGGCCAGGGCGCTGCAGCGGCCGTTGATCGACGGGGCGCTCGTGGAGGCCAGCGGGGAACGGTGA
- a CDS encoding NAD(P)/FAD-dependent oxidoreductase, giving the protein MKTETVDVVVVGAGAAGMLCAAEAGRRGRSVLVVDHARAPGEKIRISGGGRCNFTNTGTTVANMLGENPRFAASALGRFTVADFVGRVDRAGIAWHEKTLGQLFCDDSAKQIVRMLTDAMRAAGVTLRLGTGVAAVAREGDGFALTLSDGTAVRCASLVVATGGKSIPKMGATGWGYDLARQFDLRVTETRPALVPLTFEAGLLEQTTPLAGVAVDAVVTAGKTRFEEAMLFTHRGLSGPAILQISSYWREGEAITVSMAPGVRVLERLKAAKAENGGKQAVHTALGHIVPRRLAEVLTAREGANGKLAEVGDKVLARLDAAVNGWTVKPVGSEGYRTAEVTLGGVATDQLDQSTMAAKSVPSLYFIGEVVDITGWLGGYNFQWAWSSGWVAGQAA; this is encoded by the coding sequence ATGAAGACAGAGACGGTCGATGTGGTGGTGGTGGGCGCGGGCGCGGCGGGGATGCTGTGCGCGGCCGAGGCGGGGCGGCGCGGGCGCTCGGTGCTGGTCGTGGACCATGCCCGGGCCCCGGGCGAGAAGATCCGCATCTCGGGCGGCGGGCGGTGCAACTTCACCAATACGGGGACGACGGTGGCCAACATGCTGGGGGAGAACCCCCGGTTCGCGGCCTCGGCGCTGGGGCGGTTCACGGTGGCGGACTTCGTCGGGCGCGTCGACCGGGCGGGGATCGCCTGGCACGAGAAGACCCTGGGGCAGCTGTTCTGCGACGACAGCGCCAAACAGATCGTGCGGATGCTGACGGACGCGATGCGGGCGGCGGGGGTGACGCTGCGGCTGGGCACCGGCGTGGCGGCGGTGGCGCGCGAGGGAGACGGCTTCGCCCTGACCCTGTCGGACGGGACGGCGGTGCGCTGCGCCTCGCTGGTGGTGGCGACGGGGGGCAAGTCGATCCCCAAGATGGGCGCGACGGGCTGGGGCTATGACCTCGCGCGCCAGTTCGACCTGAGGGTCACCGAGACCCGGCCGGCGCTGGTGCCGCTGACCTTCGAGGCGGGGCTGCTGGAACAGACCACCCCGCTGGCGGGGGTGGCGGTGGATGCCGTCGTCACGGCCGGGAAGACCCGGTTCGAGGAAGCGATGCTCTTTACCCATCGGGGGCTGAGCGGCCCGGCGATCCTGCAGATCAGCTCCTATTGGCGCGAGGGGGAGGCGATCACGGTGTCGATGGCGCCGGGGGTGCGGGTGCTGGAGCGGCTGAAGGCGGCCAAGGCCGAGAACGGCGGCAAACAGGCGGTGCACACGGCGCTCGGCCACATCGTGCCGCGCCGGCTGGCCGAGGTGCTGACGGCGCGGGAAGGCGCCAACGGTAAGCTGGCCGAGGTCGGCGACAAGGTGCTGGCGCGGCTCGACGCGGCGGTGAACGGCTGGACCGTGAAGCCGGTGGGGTCGGAGGGCTACCGCACCGCCGAGGTGACCCTGGGCGGGGTGGCCACGGACCAGCTGGACCAGTCGACCATGGCGGCGAAATCGGTGCCCAGCCTGTATTTCATCGGCGAGGTGGTCGACATCACCGGCTGGCTGGGCGGGTATAATTTCCAGTGGGCCTGGAGCTCGGGCTGGGTCGCGGGACAGGCGGCCTGA